In Nissabacter sp. SGAir0207, the genomic stretch TGCGCGATGGGTTGAAGCCGGTGCACCGCCGCGTACTGTACGCCATGAATGTCCTGGGCAACGACTGGAACAAAGCCTATAAGAAATCGGCCCGTGTGGTCGGTGACGTCATCGGTAAATACCACCCGCATGGCGACACTGCGGTCTATGACACCATTGTCCGTATGGCGCAGCCCTTCTCGCTGCGCTACATGCTGGTTGACGGGCAGGGCAACTTCGGTTCCATCGACGGCGACTCCGCCGCGGCGATGCGTTACACCGAAGTGCGCATGTCAAAAATTGCCCACGAACTGCTGGCGGATCTCGAGAAAGAGACGGTCGATTTCGTCCCCAACTATGACGGCACCGAGCAGATCCCGGCGGTCATGCCCACCAAGATCCCGAACCTGCTGGTTAACGGCTCCTCGGGCATTGCCGTCGGCATGGCGACCAACATTCCGCCGCACAACCTTTCCGAGGTGATCAACGGCTGTCTGGCCTACATTGACGATGAGAACATCAGCATCGAAGGGCTGATGGAGCACATTCCGGGGCCAGATTTCCCGACCGCCGCCATCATCAATGGCCGCCGCGGCATCGAAGAGGCGTACCGCACCGGGCGCGGCAAAATCTATATCCGCGCCCGTGCCGAGGTGGAAGCGGACGCCAAGAGCGGCCGTGAGACCATCATCGTCCACGAAATCCCCTATCAGGTGAACAAGGCGCGTCTGATCGAGAAGATCGCCGAGCTGGTGAAAGAGAAGCGCCTTGAGGGGATCAGCGCGCTGCGTGACGAGTCCGACAAGGATGGGATGCGCATCGTGATTGAGATCAAACGCGACGCGGTGGGTGAGGTGGTGCTGAACAACCTCTACTCCCTGACCCAGTTGCAGGTCTCCTTCGGCATCAACATGGTGGCGCTGCATCAGGGCCAGCCGAAGATCCTCAACCTGAAGGATATCCTGTCAGCCTTTGTGCGCCACCGCCGTGAAGTGGTGACGCGCCGCACTATCTTTGAGCTGCGCAAGGCACGCGACCGCGCCCACATTCTGGAAGCGCTGGCGGTGGCACTGGCCAACATCGACCCGATCATCGAGTTGATCCGTCAGGCACCGACCCCGGCCGAGGCGAAAGCCGCGCTGGTGGCCCACCCTTGGGCGCTGGGCAACGTCTCCGACATGCTCTCCCGCGCCGGTGATGACGCCGCCCGCCCGGAGTGGCTGGAGCCGGAGTTTGGCATCCGTGACGGCAAGTACTACCTGACCGAGCAGCAGGCACAGGCGATTCTGGATCTGCGCCTGCAAAAGCTGACCGGTCTGGAGCACGAGAAGCTGCTGGACGAGTACAAAGAGCTGCTCGACCAGATTGCCGCGCTGATCTTTATCCTGGAAAGCCCGGACCGCCTGATGGAGGTGATCCGCGAAGAGCTGATCGCCATCCGCGAGCAGTACAACGACGCGCGCCGCACCGAGATCACCGCCAACTCGGCGGACATCAACATCGAAGACCTGATCAGTCAGGAAGACGTGGTGGTGACCCTCTCGCATCAGGGCTACGTCAAGTACCAGCCGCTGAGCGACTATGAGGCGCAGCGCCGTGGTGGCAAGGGCAAGTCCGCCGCCCGCATCAAGGAGGAGGACTTCATTGACCGCCTGCTGGTGGCCAACACCCACGACACCATCCTCTGCTTCTCCAGCCGGGGCCGTCTCTACTGGATGAAGGTCTACCAGCTGCCGGAAGCGAGCCGTGGCGCGCGTGGCCGCCCGATCGTCAACCTGCTGCCGCTGGAAGCCAACGAGCGCATCACGGCGATCCTGCCGGTGCGCGAGTATGAGGAAGGGCGCTACGTCTTTATGGCGACCGCCAGCGGCACGGTGAAGAAGACCGAGCTGACCGAGTTCAGCCGTCCGCGCAGCGCGGGCATCATCGCCGTGAACCTCAACGAGGGCGATGAGCTGATTGGCGTTGACCTGACCGACGGCAGCAACGAAGTGATGCTGTTCTCCGCGGCCGGTAAAGTGGTGCGCTTCTCCGAAGCGGCCGTGCGCAAGATGGGCCGTACCGCGGCGGGCGTGCGTGGCATCAAGCTGGCCGAAGAGGACAGCGTGGTATCGCTGATTGTGCCGCGCGGCGAGGGTGACATCCTGACCGTGACGCAGAACGGCTTCGGCAAGCGTACCGCCGCCGCCGAGTACCCGACCAAATCCCGTGCGACGCAGGGCGTGATCTCCATCAAGGTCAGCGAGCGCAACGGGCCGGTGGTCGGCGCGGTGCAGGTAGAGGGCAGCGACCAGATCATGATGATCACCGATGCTGGCACGCTGGTGCGTACCCGCGTCTCCGAGGTGAGCATCGTGGGCCGTAACACCCAGGGCGTCACGCTGATCCGCACCGCGGAAGAGGAGAGCGTGGTGGGCCTGCAACGGGTGGCCGAGCCGGTTGAGGACGAAGAGCTGGATGGCGTGATCGCCATTGAGGGCGAACTGCCGGTGGAAGAGGAGGAGCCGGAAGAGCCGGACACCGACGACGCCGAGGGTGAAGAGGAGTAATTCCTCGCCCGCGTAAAAAGCCAGCCTACGGGCTGGCTTTTTTTATGGCCGCCGCGCCATTTTTTTCTCGTCGGCCAATGGTGTATCCTGTGCGCGGCCCGCCCCGGCGCACTGGCGCCCTTCGTCTGTCACTTTACAATGGTATACGCTTGAAATATCTGGCTTCGTTCCGTACAACGCTAAAGATTTCCCGCTACCTGTTCCGGTTGCTGGCGATCATGCTCTGGTCGCTCGGCGCGCTGTTGACCACCTTCTATATTCTCAACATCTTCCATGAGAAAGAGTCGCAGATTCGCCAGGAGTACTACCTCAACTACGATCAGGCGCAGAACTACTTCCGCCACTCGGCGGACATCATGCGCGACATCCGCTACATGGCGGAGAACCGCCTGAATGGCGCGGTTAATGGTCTGGACATCCTGAACGGCGTGTTCGCCGGCAAAACCAACCAGCCGCGCATCTACCCGCTGTTCGCCGACTCCGACTGCGCGCAACTCAATGATGACTACCGCAACTCGCTACAGGCGCTGAGCAACACCATCCACTACTGGAAGGATAACTTCTCCGCCGCTTACGACCTGAACCGGGTCTTCTTCATTGGCGGCGACAGCCTCTGCATGGCGGACTTCAACATCAACAACACCCGGCCGCTGGAGCGCGAAAACGTGCTCAAGTCGCTGCATGAGCGCATCCTGAAGTTCCGCAACGGCAAAAATCAGGAGAAGGACAACAGCCTCTACTGGATCAGCCCCGGCCCGCGCGCCGACGTTGGCTACCTCTATGTGCTGTCGCCCATCTACGTCGGCAACAAGCTGGAGGCGCTGATCGGCATTGAACAGGTGCTGCGGCTGGAGGACTTCTCCAACCCCAGCGCGCTGCCGATTGGCGTGACGCTGCTCGGCCCCTCGAATGAGCCGCTGCTGCGCTTTAGCGAGGGGGAGCGCTACATCTCCATGCTCGGCCGCTACCCGGATGTCAGCAGCTACTTCGGCTATGTGAATGGCTACAACGACCTGATCATGAAGAAGAGCCTCCAGCCCTCGTCCCTCAGCATTGTCTACTCGCTGCCGGTGCGTACCCTGCTGGAGCGCTTCAAGATCCTGATCCTCAACGCCTTCCTGCTCAACATCTTCTCGGCGATTTTGCTGTTCACGCTGGCCTGGCTGTTTGAGCGCAAGATGTTCTTCCCGGCGGAGGAGAACGCCTTCCGGCTGGAGGAGAACGAGCAGTTCAACCACAAGATTGTCGCCTCCGCGCCGGTGGGCATCTCGATTTTACGCATCAGTGACGGCGTCAACCTGCTCAGCAACGAGCTGGCGCACAACTACATCAAGATGCTGACCCACGAGGATCGCCAGCGCATCACGCGCATCATCTGCGACCAGCAGGTCAACTTCGTCGATGTCATCACCAGCAATAACAACAACCTGCAACTGAGTTTCGTCCACTCGCGCTACCGCAACGAGGATGTGGCGATCTGCGTGCTGGTGGATGTCAGCGCCCGCGTCAAGATGGAGGAGTCCTTGCAGGAGATGGCGAGCGCCGCCGAGCAGACCAGCCAGTCGAAATCGATGTTCCTGGCGACGGTCAGCCATGAGCTGCGCACGCCGCTCTACGGCATCATCGGCAACCTGGATCTGTTGCAGACCAAGGGGCTGCCGGAGGGGGTGGAGCGGCTGGTGACGGCGATGAACAACTCCTCCAACCTGCTGCTGAAGATCATCAGCGACATCCTCGACTTCTCCAAGATTGAGTCAGAGCAGCTGAAGATTGAGCCGCGCGAATTCTCCTGCCGTGAAGTGCTGACCCACATTGCCGGTAACTACCTGCCGCTGGTGGTGAAGAAGCGCCTCGGCCTCTACTGCTTCATTGAACATGACGTGCCGGAGTTCCTCTCCGGCGACCCGGTGCGGTTGCAGCAGGTACTCTCCAACATCCTCAACAACGCCATCAAGTTCACCGATACCGGCTGCATCGTGCTGCATGTCTGTACCCGCGACAATTATCTGGTGTTCCAGGTGCGCGATACCGGCGTCGGCATCCCGGCGCGCGAGATCACGCGGCTGTTCGACCCCTTCTTCCAGGTCGGCACCGGCGTGCAGCGCCACTTCCAGGGCACCGGGCTGGGGCTGGCGATCTGCGAGAAGCTGGTCAACCTGATGGATGGCGACATCGCCGTCGAGTCCGAGCCGGGGCTGGGCAGTGCCTTCACCATCCGGCTGCCGATGTATGAGGCCAAGTTCGCCGCGCCGCCGGACGCCACGCTCTGGCAGGGCCGCCGGCTGGTGCTGGAGGTGCGCAACGCCCGGCTGGAGGAGTATCTGGAGCCGATGCTGCGCCAGTATGGCGCGGAAGTGGTGCGCTACCAGCCGGAGATGATGACCCACGAGTGCGACGTGTTGCTGACGGACTACCCGCTCAACCACCCGCTGCCGCTGCTGGGGCAGATTGAGTTCTCGCTGGAGCACATCGGCCCGCCGGTGGAGACGCGCCCCGGCTACTGGCTGCACAGCACCTCGACGCCGCTGGAGCTGACCAGCCTGATCAACCGCCTCTATAAGCTGGAGGAGGAGAGCTCACGCGCCATGCTGCAACTGCCAGCGCTGAACGCCGAGGCGCAGCAGGCCAACCATGAGATCCAGCTGCTGGTGGTGGATGACCACCCGATCAACCGCCGCCTGCTGGCTGACCAGCTCGGCTCGCTGGGCTACCAGATCCTCACCGCCAACGACGGGCTGGACGCGCTGGAGGTGATGCGCGCCAACACCATCGACATCGTGCTGACCGACGTCAACATGCCGAAGATGGATGGCTACCGCCTGACCCAGCGGTTGCGGCAGATGGACTACATCCGCCCGGTGATTGGCGTGACCGCCAATGCGCTGGCGGAGGAGAAGCAGCGCTGCATTGAGGCGGGCATGGATAACTGCCTGTCGAAACCGGTGACGCTGGAGACGCTGCGCACCACGCTGGCTTACTACAGCGCGCGCACCCGGCAGATCCGTCAGGCGGAGCAGCGGGCGCGGGAGCGCCAGTTGGCGGAGGCCAGTCAGGGCCAGCCCGGTGACGCCTCCGCCTGATGGCGGGGCAATAAAAAAGGCGCCTGCGGGCGCCTTTTCTGATCGCGGCCGGGATGGGCCGCAATACCGTTAACCGTGATAGCGTTAGCCGCGATCCACCGGGGTAGTGCTGACGGAGGAGAGGTAGTTGAGCAGGGCGATGTCGTTGTCCACGCCCAGTTTCATCATCGCCGACTTCTTCTGGCTGCTGATGGTCTTGATGCTGCGGTTCAGCTTCTTGGCGATCTCGGTCACCAAAAAGCCCTCGGCGAACAGGCGCAGCACTTCGCTCTCTTTCGGCGAGAGGCGCTTGTCGCCATAGCCGTTGGCGCTGATCTTCTCCAACAGCTTGGAGACGCTCTCCGGCGTGAACTTCTTGCCTTTTTGCAGGGCGGCCAGCGCTTTCGGCAGGTCAGTGGGCGCGCCCTGTTTCAGCACGATGCCCTCAATATCCAGATCCAGCACCGCACTCAGGATCGCCGGGTTATTGTTCATGGTCAGCACAATGATCGCCAGCTGCGGGTAGTGGCGTTTGATGTATTTGATCAGCGTAATGCCGTCGCCGTACTTCTCGCCCGGCATCGACAGGTCAGTGATCAGGACGTTGGCATCCAGCTTTGCCAGGTTGTTGATCAGCGCGGTGGAGTCCTCGAACTCCCCAACCACATTCACCCACTCTATCTGTTCCAGTGACTTACGGATGCCAAACAGGACAATAGGATGGTCATCGGCAATAATTACATTCAGGTTATTCATGTTTTTGGCTACCTTGCTGTAGCAGTCTGCTGACAAATTGATCAATCTGACTGATGTTATTCTCGATTTTCAGCATATCAGTTTCCACGATGTGCTGTTCTAAGTGTTCACATAACCGCTTTCCGGGGGCCAGGTTCAACATGGCAAAGACCCCTTTCAGGCGGTGTGCTGTCTGGGAGAGTGACGTAAAATCATGCTGTTGACTCTCGACATACAGTTTATCCAGATCCTCCGGCACCGTCTCCACAAACAGCGAGTAGTAGTCGCTGGCGAGGAGCTGCGCGCGGTAATCCGGTTCTTCATCGGTCGGCGCCTCCAGGGAGGCTGGGCCGTCGACGGCCGCCATCTGCTGCTCGATCAGCACCAGGATGGCATCAATGACAGCGCTGCTGATATTATAATTGACGCGAATATAGTCCCGTTGTAACTGCTGGAAGCCCGCCTCGTCACTCGAAAGCAGCAAGGTGTAGCGATCACAGCTATGGGGATTATCTGTCAACATGACGTCATAATCACGATTAATCTGCCTGTCGTCCGGGGTAATGCAGTTGGCGCCATAGGCTGCCAGCAGCCGGGTGACGATCGAACGCACCTCTTCCGAGGTCACATCCAGCAGTACGGTCACCTCATCCAGCAGCTTCTCGCTCTCCTCCTCCTCCTGCGGCTCCAGCCCCAGCAGGATGCGCACCGTATAGCGGGTGCCGATGTCCGCCTTGCTGCGGATCTCCAGCTGGCCGTTCAGCTTTTTGCACAGCTGGTTGCAGAGGAAGAAGGTCAGGCCGGAGCCGTGGTTGAAGCGGTCAATCAGCGACTGGCTGAGGAACGGATAGTTCAGGTTGCGGATCTCCTCTTTCGAGATGCCGCTGCCGGTGTCGGTGATGTGGAAGATCAGCTGCTCCGGGTGCTGCGGCTCGCTCTCGACAATCAGCGAAATCTTGCCAAAGGCGGTGGTGACGATGGCGTAGTCCAGCAGCAGCGACAGCACCTTCTTCAGCGCCTGCACATCCCCGACGTAGGTCTGGGTCACGTCCAGTTGGAAGTGGTTGAACAGCGACAGCCCCTTGCGGTTGAGGGCGGGCAGCGTCTCAAGCAGCAATTCATCCACCATGCCGGAGAGCGAGAAGTGGTGCTTCGACGGCTGCCAGTCCTGGGTCTCCAGCCGCGTCAGCAGCGTGATGTTCTCAATCAGCGTCAGCACTGACTGCGACTGCCAGGCCAGCTCCGCCAGCATCGGGGCGCGCTCTACCTCCGGCGCCTGTTGCAGCGTCTCGGCCAGCGTATGGATCTGGTTCAGCGGCTGGTTCAGCTCAATGCCGAGGTTGTGCAGCATCAGCTTGCGCGCCTGCAAATTCTTTTCGTACTCCTTGCGCGCCTGTTGCAGCTTCTTGTTGACCATCACCTCTTTGTCCTGATCGTGCAGCAGGAACAGGTAGGTCTCCGGCGCATACTTGCTGCGGGACATGCGGATCTCATACACCTCATTATTCACCGTCGCCTGAATGGAGCCGTGGTGCTGCTCCGCCATCGAGGCGATGTTCTGCAAACTGAGGTGCGGCAACAGGTTCTCGGCAATCTTATTGCTGAGAACCGTCTGGTTGGTATTGAAGTTGTGCACCACCAGCCCGGTGGAGAGGCTGGCGACAATCTCCTGATTCAGCACCTGTTGGGCGCGCAGCTGCGCGGCCATGTTCTCGCTCGGGCGGATGAACTGGTGGCGGATAAAGTAGATGCCGCTCATGGAGAGCGCCAGCAGCGCCAGGTGGATCAACAGCAGCCAACTATTATTGTGCGCCAGATCCAGCGCCAGACTGGGCAGCGGCACGCGGTAGACCACCTGCAACGGCGCGTTGCTGAGCGGCGCGGTGAACTCCAGCCACCAGCCGCTGCGCGTCACCTGCGCATTGCTGCTCTGGTCATCATCACCGGCGGGGGAGGTCGCCTCACGCAGCGCAAAGTTGGCGCGCGCCAGATGTGACGGCAGCAGGTCATTCACCGGCAGGTCGAAGGCGATCACCGTCGCCAGGTGGCCGGGGTTATTAAAGGTGGTGCGCAGCGAGAAGAAGTAATCATTGCTGAAGCGCGACTTGCGCAGGGTGGAGAAGCTTTCACGCTCATCCAGCATATTGGCCTGTTGCAGCATCTCGGCACGGCGGGCGTCGGCGGAGGTGGTGAGGTAGCTCTCCTTGAAGCGCGAGGTCAGCTCCTGCAACGGCTGGGTGGTGACCATGATCAGGCTATTGTCCTGCCCATTCAGGTAGTAAAGGGTGTAGGGCTGGGTTTTGCCGCCCCAGCGCAGGTCCAGGTAGTTGGAGACCTGCAACGTCAGGTCGAGCGTCGCGCTGTCATGGTTGCCGAAGATCACCGCGTCGGTTTTGCGGCGGGTTTTCTGCACATAGAACACATCTGGCCGCAGGCGAATCTCCTGCGCCGGTGTCACGCCCTGTGGGGAGCCAGTGTAATTGTCATAAATCTGGTAGGTATTGTAGCGATAGATGTCGATCCGTTGCTGCATCCGGCTGGCGACGTTCTCCATCACATGCTTTTTCTCATTCAGGTAGGTGCTGGTGTAGTTGTAGCCATATACGCCCAGCGCCACCAATAGCAGCAAAATCAGCACCAAAAAGAAGCGGGTGATGTTGGCGGAAGTCAACGACAGGTATTTGCTTTGCATAACAGTGGATAGAGGTCCTTGATTACCGCATCAAAATCGGGGGCGTCGCGTGAACGGGCACGCCAGCCGGGCCGCCGGGGGCGGGCATACCGTGCTCGGCACGGTGGGGCTGGAGTGGGTGATGGTTCACGCTGAAACGTCCCTTGTCAGGCCAAAAAGAGGGTGCAGGATACCCTGTTTACCAATCTGGTAAAACCAGTTACGCCGATGTTACTCCTTTGGCGACGCCCGGTCGAGTTGCCGCGGTAGGCAAGCGCGTCATGTTAACAGAAAGGGCGGGGGGCTTAATTGGCATTATTCTGAAAATGCCCCGATTTCACGCAGTGCGGATTAAAAATAGGGAGGGTTCGATCCAGCTCCCAGAAACGTTAAATATTCTTAACTGGCCCCCGACCGACTTTAAATCTGTGAAAATTTGTGTATATCATGCCAGACTTAAGTAAAATTATAATTCAAGTTGTTAAATTCTAATTCCATATATTAACTAAGGTCGCGGTAGCCTGAATATATATCCCGAGGCCCACGCGAAACGTTTCAACTTTTTTAGAAAAAAAACCAGTTTGCCGATTACGGCATTTATTACAAGGTTTTGTTTTTATTAAGTAAGTTATATTCAAGTTTGCGCACCGCCTTGTTATTCCTCTAAAAGAGCCTTTTTTCTGATAATGCGCTGCAGCCGATTTTTTTTATTTCGTTCTATTTGTGATGTGCCGAAACAGAGTCGAAGACGTGACGCCCTGAATCAATGGGCTTTTATATGAATTCCCATGCGCGCTTTCCTTCCCGAATAACTCAGGAGAAAGAGGCCATGGAATTTTTACTTCGTTCCCAATACGAGGCAACAAATGGCAACCTCAAACCAAAATTCCCGCAATACCAGCGACATCGACGCCCAAGTGACCGCTGGCGCGCTGGCTAACAGTGACACCCAAAACGCAGAGAGCCACACCGCCGTCGCGGCCGCCGAGGCTCCCACCCTACAGGCAGTGCCGACCCTGACGATTGACCCCTTTGCCGGTGACAACATCCTGACCCGCAGCGAAAGCATCACGGTGCAGGCGCTGAGCGGCACCACCACCGGCGTGGAGGCGGGCAAGACCGTCAACATCACCCTGGGTGACTGGGTCTATGCCTATGCCACCGTGCAGGAGGATGGCCGCTGGAAAGTGGACGTCGAAAACTGGCAGATGAGCAACCTGATGCAGTTCAACGCTGGCAGCGAGCAGCCGTTGAGCGCTGCGGTGATCAACGAGGCCGGCGAAGTGGCCGAGTCCACCGTGCAGGTCGCCATCGAGCCGGACTGGCCGTCGCTGGTGCTCAACGCGCTGGCCGGTGACAACGTAATCAGCGGCCCCGAGGGCGGGGTGATGCAGGTGGTGAGCGGCGCGACCAATGGCGTCGAGGCCGGGCAGGTGGTGACCATCACCATCAACGGCATCAGCTACAGCGCGGAGGTGCTGGCCGATGGCACCTGGCGCGCCGAGGTGCCGGCGGCGGATGTCGCGGCACTGCCGGATGGCGCGCAGATCCTGGCCACCGTCAGCAACGCCGCGGGGCAGCAGGCCGGTGACTCGGCGGTGCTGATCGTGGATAACACC encodes the following:
- the gyrA gene encoding DNA topoisomerase (ATP-hydrolyzing) subunit A — encoded protein: MSDLAREITPVNIEEELKSSYLDYAMSVIVGRALPDVRDGLKPVHRRVLYAMNVLGNDWNKAYKKSARVVGDVIGKYHPHGDTAVYDTIVRMAQPFSLRYMLVDGQGNFGSIDGDSAAAMRYTEVRMSKIAHELLADLEKETVDFVPNYDGTEQIPAVMPTKIPNLLVNGSSGIAVGMATNIPPHNLSEVINGCLAYIDDENISIEGLMEHIPGPDFPTAAIINGRRGIEEAYRTGRGKIYIRARAEVEADAKSGRETIIVHEIPYQVNKARLIEKIAELVKEKRLEGISALRDESDKDGMRIVIEIKRDAVGEVVLNNLYSLTQLQVSFGINMVALHQGQPKILNLKDILSAFVRHRREVVTRRTIFELRKARDRAHILEALAVALANIDPIIELIRQAPTPAEAKAALVAHPWALGNVSDMLSRAGDDAARPEWLEPEFGIRDGKYYLTEQQAQAILDLRLQKLTGLEHEKLLDEYKELLDQIAALIFILESPDRLMEVIREELIAIREQYNDARRTEITANSADINIEDLISQEDVVVTLSHQGYVKYQPLSDYEAQRRGGKGKSAARIKEEDFIDRLLVANTHDTILCFSSRGRLYWMKVYQLPEASRGARGRPIVNLLPLEANERITAILPVREYEEGRYVFMATASGTVKKTELTEFSRPRSAGIIAVNLNEGDELIGVDLTDGSNEVMLFSAAGKVVRFSEAAVRKMGRTAAGVRGIKLAEEDSVVSLIVPRGEGDILTVTQNGFGKRTAAAEYPTKSRATQGVISIKVSERNGPVVGAVQVEGSDQIMMITDAGTLVRTRVSEVSIVGRNTQGVTLIRTAEEESVVGLQRVAEPVEDEELDGVIAIEGELPVEEEEPEEPDTDDAEGEEE
- the rcsC gene encoding two-component system sensor histidine kinase RcsC codes for the protein MKYLASFRTTLKISRYLFRLLAIMLWSLGALLTTFYILNIFHEKESQIRQEYYLNYDQAQNYFRHSADIMRDIRYMAENRLNGAVNGLDILNGVFAGKTNQPRIYPLFADSDCAQLNDDYRNSLQALSNTIHYWKDNFSAAYDLNRVFFIGGDSLCMADFNINNTRPLERENVLKSLHERILKFRNGKNQEKDNSLYWISPGPRADVGYLYVLSPIYVGNKLEALIGIEQVLRLEDFSNPSALPIGVTLLGPSNEPLLRFSEGERYISMLGRYPDVSSYFGYVNGYNDLIMKKSLQPSSLSIVYSLPVRTLLERFKILILNAFLLNIFSAILLFTLAWLFERKMFFPAEENAFRLEENEQFNHKIVASAPVGISILRISDGVNLLSNELAHNYIKMLTHEDRQRITRIICDQQVNFVDVITSNNNNLQLSFVHSRYRNEDVAICVLVDVSARVKMEESLQEMASAAEQTSQSKSMFLATVSHELRTPLYGIIGNLDLLQTKGLPEGVERLVTAMNNSSNLLLKIISDILDFSKIESEQLKIEPREFSCREVLTHIAGNYLPLVVKKRLGLYCFIEHDVPEFLSGDPVRLQQVLSNILNNAIKFTDTGCIVLHVCTRDNYLVFQVRDTGVGIPAREITRLFDPFFQVGTGVQRHFQGTGLGLAICEKLVNLMDGDIAVESEPGLGSAFTIRLPMYEAKFAAPPDATLWQGRRLVLEVRNARLEEYLEPMLRQYGAEVVRYQPEMMTHECDVLLTDYPLNHPLPLLGQIEFSLEHIGPPVETRPGYWLHSTSTPLELTSLINRLYKLEEESSRAMLQLPALNAEAQQANHEIQLLVVDDHPINRRLLADQLGSLGYQILTANDGLDALEVMRANTIDIVLTDVNMPKMDGYRLTQRLRQMDYIRPVIGVTANALAEEKQRCIEAGMDNCLSKPVTLETLRTTLAYYSARTRQIRQAEQRARERQLAEASQGQPGDASA
- the rcsB gene encoding response regulator transcription factor RcsB, giving the protein MNNLNVIIADDHPIVLFGIRKSLEQIEWVNVVGEFEDSTALINNLAKLDANVLITDLSMPGEKYGDGITLIKYIKRHYPQLAIIVLTMNNNPAILSAVLDLDIEGIVLKQGAPTDLPKALAALQKGKKFTPESVSKLLEKISANGYGDKRLSPKESEVLRLFAEGFLVTEIAKKLNRSIKTISSQKKSAMMKLGVDNDIALLNYLSSVSTTPVDRG
- the rcsD gene encoding phosphotransferase RcsD; translated protein: MQSKYLSLTSANITRFFLVLILLLLVALGVYGYNYTSTYLNEKKHVMENVASRMQQRIDIYRYNTYQIYDNYTGSPQGVTPAQEIRLRPDVFYVQKTRRKTDAVIFGNHDSATLDLTLQVSNYLDLRWGGKTQPYTLYYLNGQDNSLIMVTTQPLQELTSRFKESYLTTSADARRAEMLQQANMLDERESFSTLRKSRFSNDYFFSLRTTFNNPGHLATVIAFDLPVNDLLPSHLARANFALREATSPAGDDDQSSNAQVTRSGWWLEFTAPLSNAPLQVVYRVPLPSLALDLAHNNSWLLLIHLALLALSMSGIYFIRHQFIRPSENMAAQLRAQQVLNQEIVASLSTGLVVHNFNTNQTVLSNKIAENLLPHLSLQNIASMAEQHHGSIQATVNNEVYEIRMSRSKYAPETYLFLLHDQDKEVMVNKKLQQARKEYEKNLQARKLMLHNLGIELNQPLNQIHTLAETLQQAPEVERAPMLAELAWQSQSVLTLIENITLLTRLETQDWQPSKHHFSLSGMVDELLLETLPALNRKGLSLFNHFQLDVTQTYVGDVQALKKVLSLLLDYAIVTTAFGKISLIVESEPQHPEQLIFHITDTGSGISKEEIRNLNYPFLSQSLIDRFNHGSGLTFFLCNQLCKKLNGQLEIRSKADIGTRYTVRILLGLEPQEEEESEKLLDEVTVLLDVTSEEVRSIVTRLLAAYGANCITPDDRQINRDYDVMLTDNPHSCDRYTLLLSSDEAGFQQLQRDYIRVNYNISSAVIDAILVLIEQQMAAVDGPASLEAPTDEEPDYRAQLLASDYYSLFVETVPEDLDKLYVESQQHDFTSLSQTAHRLKGVFAMLNLAPGKRLCEHLEQHIVETDMLKIENNISQIDQFVSRLLQQGSQKHE